The Fictibacillus arsenicus genome contains a region encoding:
- a CDS encoding AAA family ATPase gives MDLFSYKDESSHSLKRPLANRMRPRKIQEFIGQEHIAGKGKLLRRAIEADQLTPMIFFGPPGTGKTTLARIIANSTSAWFEQLNAVTSGVADLKAVMNAAKERLLLEDKKTVLFIDEIHRFNKNQQDALLPFVEDGTVILIGATTESPMFEINPALLSRSRLFRFEPLTDDHIAKIIEQAMHDKERGYGKHPVKMEKEALNHIVSIANGDARTALNAVELAVLTTNPDKNGDINITLEIAEESIQQRVLQYDKKGDNHYDTVSAFIKSIRGSDPDAALYWLAKMIYAGEDPRFIARRLMVHAAEDIGLADPNALLVAQAASYAADFIGMPEARIPLAEATLYLATAPKSNKVILGIDKALEAVKKEKTGLVPIHLRDAHYKGAKELNHGADYKYPHNFEDGYVPQEFLPQHMLGKSFYEPTERGYEKNIKRRLDYFNDRKKKGE, from the coding sequence ATGGACTTGTTTTCCTATAAAGATGAAAGTTCTCATTCATTAAAACGCCCCCTTGCCAATCGTATGCGTCCGCGAAAGATTCAAGAGTTTATCGGTCAGGAACATATTGCTGGAAAAGGCAAGCTTTTAAGAAGAGCTATTGAAGCTGACCAGCTGACTCCTATGATATTCTTTGGTCCGCCTGGAACGGGAAAGACTACTTTGGCCAGAATCATAGCAAATTCCACATCAGCATGGTTCGAACAATTAAATGCCGTAACTTCTGGAGTTGCTGACTTAAAAGCTGTAATGAATGCAGCAAAAGAACGGCTTTTATTAGAGGATAAAAAAACAGTGTTATTTATTGATGAGATCCATCGATTTAACAAGAATCAACAAGATGCCCTTCTTCCTTTTGTAGAAGATGGAACAGTAATATTAATCGGCGCCACAACCGAAAGCCCGATGTTTGAAATCAATCCAGCACTTTTGTCGAGATCCAGGCTGTTCCGTTTTGAACCATTGACAGACGACCATATCGCGAAAATCATTGAGCAAGCAATGCATGATAAAGAAAGAGGATATGGAAAGCACCCCGTTAAGATGGAAAAAGAAGCATTGAATCACATCGTTTCTATTGCAAACGGAGATGCCCGGACTGCACTTAATGCTGTGGAACTCGCTGTGCTTACGACAAATCCGGATAAGAATGGTGATATCAACATCACACTGGAAATTGCAGAAGAATCTATCCAGCAAAGAGTTCTTCAATATGATAAAAAAGGAGACAACCATTATGATACAGTCTCTGCATTTATTAAGAGCATTCGCGGTTCAGATCCTGATGCTGCCCTATACTGGCTTGCCAAAATGATTTATGCAGGCGAAGATCCACGTTTTATTGCACGCCGTCTAATGGTTCATGCAGCAGAGGATATTGGCCTGGCTGACCCTAATGCATTACTGGTTGCACAGGCTGCCAGCTATGCAGCTGACTTTATAGGAATGCCAGAAGCAAGAATACCGCTTGCAGAAGCAACGCTTTATTTAGCAACCGCTCCAAAAAGCAACAAAGTTATTTTAGGAATTGATAAAGCATTGGAAGCCGTAAAAAAAGAAAAAACTGGTCTTGTACCAATTCATCTTCGTGATGCTCATTATAAAGGTGCCAAAGAATTGAACCATGGTGCTGACTATAAATATCCTCATAATTTTGAGGATGGCTATGTACCGCAAGAATTTTTACCGCAGCACATGCTTGGAAAATCATTTTATGAACCGACGGAACGGGGCTATGAAAAAAATATTAAAAGAAGATTGGATTATTTTAATGACCGTAAGAAAAAAGGTGAGTAA
- a CDS encoding RsfA family transcriptional regulator: MSKIRQDAWSEEDDLLLAETVLRHVREGSTQLHAFEEVGDKLERTGAAVGFRWNAIVRKKYEQALKIAKKQRKERQRALAKSQQQSPQSKTVTKPAIQPVQTPQMHDDETYHPEEFFKTPYTYDRGAATSSNVYDAQPASPTVNNIPAASANSTYQAPQPSKQEELTLDEVIDFLSGLKRNGMSSGKLVQENMELRLQMNELLQQNKVMKEQLSVLEKEHQTVQEDYQALIQIMDRARKMVLFQDEESNQSFRMDKNGNLEKMAK; encoded by the coding sequence GTGTCAAAAATCAGACAGGACGCTTGGTCAGAAGAAGACGATTTGCTCTTGGCCGAAACGGTTTTACGCCATGTCCGTGAAGGAAGTACACAGCTTCATGCCTTTGAAGAGGTTGGAGATAAATTAGAACGGACGGGTGCTGCAGTTGGTTTTAGGTGGAATGCAATCGTCAGGAAGAAATATGAACAAGCTTTAAAGATTGCTAAAAAGCAAAGAAAAGAACGGCAGCGTGCTCTAGCTAAGTCACAGCAGCAGTCGCCGCAGTCCAAAACTGTAACGAAGCCTGCCATTCAGCCCGTACAAACACCGCAGATGCATGATGATGAAACCTATCATCCTGAGGAATTCTTTAAAACTCCTTATACGTATGATAGAGGAGCAGCTACATCTTCAAATGTATATGACGCACAGCCTGCTTCACCTACTGTAAACAATATACCAGCTGCATCTGCCAATTCTACTTATCAGGCGCCGCAACCTAGTAAACAAGAAGAATTAACGTTGGATGAAGTAATAGACTTCCTTAGCGGCTTAAAAAGAAACGGAATGTCGAGTGGAAAACTTGTACAGGAAAACATGGAGCTTCGTTTGCAGATGAACGAATTGCTTCAGCAGAACAAAGTAATGAAAGAACAGCTTTCTGTCCTTGAGAAAGAACATCAGACTGTTCAAGAAGATTATCAAGCTCTTATTCAAATTATGGACCGAGCACGAAAGATGGTTCTGTTTCAGGATGAAGAATCAAATCAAAGCTTCCGTATGGATAAAAACGGAAACTTAGAGAAGATGGCTAAATAA
- a CDS encoding tRNA threonylcarbamoyladenosine dehydratase, which yields MLYQFSRNELAIGKDGINVLKNTTVAVLGIGGVGSFSAEALARSGVGRLILIDKDDVDITNVNRQIHALVTTVGQPKVDLMKERIALINPECEVIALKMFYTEETYEQIFEYGLDFVVDASDTISYKIHLMKECLNRKIPIISSMGVANKMDPTKLQIADISKTSYDPIAKVIRQRLRKEGITRGIPVVFSDEKPIQIREEIRKEIVPENAPGIRKAKMPPSSNAFVPSVSGLYMAGYVINKIIEKNNIKVERIR from the coding sequence ATGCTTTATCAATTTTCAAGAAATGAACTTGCTATTGGAAAAGATGGGATAAACGTTCTGAAAAATACCACGGTTGCTGTATTGGGAATCGGAGGAGTGGGTTCCTTTTCAGCAGAAGCACTTGCCCGATCAGGTGTCGGACGTTTAATTCTTATAGATAAAGACGATGTAGACATCACCAATGTCAATCGTCAAATACATGCTCTAGTTACTACAGTAGGACAGCCAAAAGTGGATTTAATGAAGGAAAGGATTGCTTTAATTAATCCAGAGTGTGAAGTTATCGCCCTAAAGATGTTCTATACAGAAGAAACTTATGAACAAATCTTTGAATACGGCTTGGATTTTGTAGTTGATGCATCAGACACTATTTCTTATAAAATTCATTTAATGAAGGAATGTCTTAACCGAAAGATTCCGATCATCTCAAGCATGGGTGTAGCAAATAAGATGGATCCTACAAAACTCCAAATTGCTGATATCTCTAAAACCAGCTATGACCCAATCGCTAAGGTTATTCGCCAGCGTTTAAGGAAAGAAGGAATTACGAGAGGTATTCCAGTTGTATTCTCAGACGAAAAACCGATTCAGATTCGTGAGGAGATCAGGAAGGAAATCGTTCCTGAGAATGCACCAGGAATCCGTAAAGCGAAAATGCCCCCATCATCCAACGCATTTGTTCCATCCGTATCAGGATTGTACATGGCTGGGTATGTAATTAATAAAATTATCGAGAAGAATAACATTAAAGTGGAACGAATCCGATAA
- the aspS gene encoding aspartate--tRNA ligase: protein MEYRTHQCGKITEQYIGEKVTITGWVQKRRDLGGLIFIDLRDRSGIVQIVFSPEVSAEALETAEKVRSEYVLTVTGTVLERDQSTVNPAMNTGKIEISGEEIKILNSAKTPPFSISEDIEINEDIRLKYRYLDLRRPVMQETLKMRHEVTRFIRNFLETEEFMEMETPMLTKSTPEGARDYLVPSRVHPGEFYALPQSPQLFKQLLMVSGFEKYYQIVRCFRDEDLRADRQPEFTQVDIETSFMGQEALLSMMEEMMTGLVKKVKGADIPKPFPRMTYKEAMDRYGSDKPDTRFGLELINVSDVVKQSGFKVFAAAVENGGEVKAINVKGKAADYSRKDIDGLTEFTARYGAKGLAWMKVEASGLKGPISKFFNEEDAANLINVLNAEEGDLLLFVADKSSVVADSLGALRQKLGKDLGLIDQLKFNFLWVVDFPLVEYDEDAERYVALHHPFTMPKTEDLHLMDSNPSEVRAQAYDLVLNGYELGGGSQRIYERDVQEKMFKTLGFSEEGAREEFGFLLDAFEYGTPPHGGIALGLDRMVMLLAGRTNLRDTIAFPKTASASCLLTNAPSPVNEKQLDELHLGLKVKQESN, encoded by the coding sequence ATGGAATATCGCACACATCAATGCGGAAAAATTACTGAACAATATATTGGTGAAAAAGTAACAATAACTGGCTGGGTTCAGAAAAGACGTGATCTTGGCGGACTGATCTTTATCGACCTCCGTGACCGATCAGGGATCGTGCAAATCGTATTTTCGCCTGAAGTTTCTGCTGAAGCTTTGGAAACAGCTGAAAAGGTAAGAAGTGAATATGTACTTACAGTTACAGGGACAGTTCTTGAAAGAGATCAAAGTACGGTAAACCCTGCGATGAATACAGGTAAGATTGAAATTTCAGGAGAAGAAATTAAAATCTTAAATAGTGCGAAGACGCCTCCTTTTTCTATTAGTGAAGATATTGAAATAAACGAAGATATCCGTTTGAAATACCGTTATTTAGACCTTCGCCGTCCAGTGATGCAGGAAACTTTGAAAATGAGACACGAAGTTACTCGTTTTATCCGAAACTTCCTTGAAACAGAAGAATTCATGGAAATGGAAACACCGATGCTTACGAAAAGCACGCCTGAAGGAGCACGTGACTATCTTGTGCCAAGCCGTGTACATCCTGGAGAATTTTATGCTTTGCCGCAATCACCTCAACTATTTAAACAGCTTTTAATGGTTTCAGGGTTTGAAAAATATTATCAAATCGTACGCTGTTTTAGAGATGAGGATCTGCGTGCAGACCGTCAGCCTGAATTTACTCAAGTCGATATCGAAACATCTTTCATGGGCCAAGAAGCACTTTTGTCTATGATGGAAGAAATGATGACAGGATTAGTTAAAAAAGTGAAAGGTGCGGATATTCCAAAACCTTTCCCAAGAATGACTTACAAAGAAGCGATGGACCGTTATGGTTCAGATAAGCCTGATACTCGTTTTGGACTTGAACTCATCAATGTTTCTGATGTTGTAAAGCAATCTGGTTTTAAAGTATTTGCTGCTGCTGTTGAAAACGGCGGAGAAGTTAAAGCGATCAATGTAAAAGGAAAAGCTGCTGATTATTCCAGAAAGGACATAGATGGTCTTACTGAGTTTACGGCTCGATACGGAGCTAAAGGTCTTGCATGGATGAAAGTGGAAGCTTCCGGGTTGAAAGGTCCAATCTCCAAATTCTTTAACGAAGAAGATGCAGCTAATCTTATTAATGTATTGAATGCTGAAGAAGGAGATCTGCTTCTGTTTGTAGCGGATAAGTCTTCTGTTGTAGCAGATAGTCTTGGAGCTCTTCGTCAAAAATTAGGAAAAGACCTGGGATTAATTGATCAGTTAAAATTCAACTTCTTATGGGTCGTTGACTTCCCGCTTGTTGAGTATGATGAAGATGCAGAGCGCTATGTTGCCTTGCACCATCCTTTTACAATGCCAAAGACTGAAGATCTTCATTTAATGGATTCAAATCCATCAGAAGTTAGAGCACAAGCATATGATCTAGTTCTTAACGGATATGAGCTAGGCGGAGGGTCACAGCGTATTTACGAACGTGATGTACAGGAAAAAATGTTTAAAACATTAGGATTTAGTGAGGAAGGTGCTCGCGAGGAATTTGGTTTCCTTCTTGATGCTTTTGAATATGGTACACCTCCACATGGCGGTATAGCACTTGGATTAGACCGTATGGTGATGCTGCTTGCTGGAAGAACTAACTTAAGAGACACCATTGCTTTCCCTAAAACTGCATCCGCATCATGTCTACTGACAAATGCTCCATCACCTGTTAATGAGAAGCAATTGGATGAGCTTCATTTAGGTTTAAAAGTAAAGCAAGAGTCAAATTAA
- the hisS gene encoding histidine--tRNA ligase, with translation MSINIPRGTKDILPGEVEKWQIIEGKAKEVSARFNYKEIRTPVFEHTDLFQRGVGDSTDIVQKEMYTFTDRGERSLTLRPEGTAPVTRSYVENKMFGLPGQPVKLYYIQPMFRYERPQAGRYRQFVQFGIEAMGSADPAIDAEVISLAMTVYQELGLKKLRLVINTLGDAESRKAHKDALIAHFEPRIEEFCSDCQNRLTKNPLRILDCKKDRDHDLMKTAPSILEYLNEESKNYFDQVKTSLDDMNIQYVIDPTLVRGLDYYNHTAFEIMSEAEGFGAITTLSGGGRYNGLVEDLGGPATPSIGFAMSLERLLLALEAEGITLETEEDLDCYVVALGDEAKKKSISILNDLRNAGIKSDKDYLDKKMKAQFKAADRLKARFVAILGEEELSKGIINVKNMESGEQKEVRIEELSTFVKQGK, from the coding sequence ATGAGTATTAATATTCCAAGGGGAACGAAGGATATTCTCCCAGGAGAAGTAGAAAAGTGGCAGATCATTGAAGGAAAAGCGAAAGAAGTATCTGCAAGATTTAATTATAAAGAAATCCGCACACCTGTTTTTGAGCATACTGATTTGTTTCAAAGAGGAGTTGGGGATTCAACAGATATCGTACAAAAAGAAATGTATACGTTCACGGACAGAGGAGAAAGAAGCTTAACTCTTCGTCCAGAAGGAACGGCACCAGTTACACGATCTTACGTTGAAAATAAGATGTTCGGACTTCCAGGCCAGCCTGTAAAGCTTTATTACATCCAGCCGATGTTCCGCTATGAAAGACCACAGGCAGGACGCTACCGCCAGTTCGTCCAATTTGGGATTGAGGCAATGGGTTCAGCTGATCCAGCGATAGACGCAGAGGTTATTTCCCTCGCTATGACGGTTTATCAAGAACTCGGATTGAAGAAACTTCGATTAGTGATCAATACACTTGGTGATGCAGAGAGCAGAAAGGCTCATAAAGATGCATTAATTGCACACTTTGAACCAAGAATTGAAGAGTTTTGTTCTGATTGTCAAAACCGTTTAACAAAAAATCCGCTTCGTATTCTTGACTGCAAAAAGGACCGTGATCACGACCTTATGAAGACGGCACCTTCTATTTTAGAGTATTTAAATGAAGAATCTAAAAACTATTTTGATCAAGTAAAAACATCATTAGATGATATGAACATTCAATATGTTATCGATCCAACACTAGTAAGGGGTCTAGATTACTACAATCACACAGCATTTGAAATTATGAGTGAAGCCGAGGGCTTTGGTGCAATTACAACTTTGAGCGGCGGCGGAAGATACAATGGTCTTGTTGAAGACTTAGGCGGCCCTGCAACGCCAAGTATCGGTTTCGCGATGAGTCTTGAACGTCTTCTCTTAGCGCTTGAGGCTGAAGGTATCACATTAGAAACTGAGGAAGACCTTGATTGTTATGTTGTTGCACTGGGAGACGAGGCAAAGAAAAAGTCAATTTCTATCTTAAATGACCTTCGAAATGCTGGAATAAAAAGTGATAAAGATTACTTAGATAAAAAAATGAAAGCACAGTTTAAAGCAGCGGATCGTTTAAAAGCTAGATTTGTTGCCATTTTAGGGGAAGAGGAACTATCTAAAGGAATTATCAACGTGAAGAATATGGAATCCGGGGAACAAAAAGAGGTTCGTATAGAAGAATTGAGCACTTTTGTTAAGCAAGGAAAATAA
- the dtd gene encoding D-aminoacyl-tRNA deacylase has protein sequence MKIVLQRAKNAAVSVDAEIKGQIDRGLMLLVGVTHEDTEKDADYLAEKIINLRIFEDENGKMNLSLKDTEGSILSISQFTLYGDTKKGRRPNFMEAAKPDHAKQIYDYFNEKIKTLGVHVQTGVFGAMMDVEFTNDGPVTLIMDSRV, from the coding sequence ATGAAAATAGTACTTCAGCGAGCCAAAAATGCAGCTGTTTCTGTAGATGCTGAAATAAAAGGGCAAATAGACAGAGGTTTGATGCTTTTAGTAGGCGTCACACATGAAGATACAGAAAAAGACGCTGATTATTTAGCTGAAAAAATTATTAATTTGCGGATCTTTGAAGATGAAAACGGCAAGATGAATTTGTCATTAAAAGATACAGAAGGCAGTATCCTCTCGATCTCACAATTTACGTTATATGGGGATACGAAAAAAGGCAGAAGACCGAATTTCATGGAAGCTGCTAAGCCGGACCATGCTAAACAGATTTATGATTATTTCAACGAAAAGATAAAGACATTAGGAGTTCATGTCCAAACGGGTGTTTTTGGTGCGATGATGGATGTCGAATTCACCAATGACGGTCCAGTGACCCTAATCATGGATTCTAGAGTTTAG